Genomic window (Verrucomicrobiia bacterium):
AGCAGCCTTTTTTTATCCGGAACGATGCAGTTGGTCCAGGTGGAACGGCCAACTTGGCCGTTCCACCCAAACTCCAATCGGATCGTTCCGGTTTATTGCCACGGCCTCTGATCAAACCGTCACGACTTCTGAAAAGGGAGCAATCCACGCGCTGGTGGTCGAATTGCGGTTGCGGGGCACTGGCCCGTTCATTCCGCATGCGCCGCGGCTTTGCGCAGTTCTTCGATAAAAACGGCGAGGGGTTTATCCTCGGCTCGATTCGCCGGATACCCCGCCGCAATGCACAGCGGTGCAGGCGGCGTGGCCAGAGGTTTCAACAAAACCCGTTTGGCCAGCCGATCCGCGGTTCGCGTGGTCACCACCGCCACTCCCAGTCCCGCTTCCACCGCCGCCATCAAACTGTCCACTCCATCATATTCGCCGGCGATCTGAGGTCGCAGCCGTCGCGCGCGAAACCAGCCGATCACCAGCTCCCAATACTCCGGATAATCCCGCTTACAGAACATCAACAGCGGTTGCTTGGCCGCGTCGGCGGGCGCGATTTGCTTTTGTCGGGCGAGCGCATCATTTCGCTTGAGGACCAGGCGCCACTCCGAGCGAACCAGCGGCACCCACCGCAACTCGCGCGTCTCATTGACCGGCGCCACGCTGACCACCACGTCGAGCCGGTTATGACTCAACTCGGCGAGCATTTCGTTGGTCGCCAAATCGAACAATTCCACTCGCGCATTCGGGTGAACCTGTGTGAAATTTTCCACGGCCACCGGCAAAATCCCGGCGGCCAGCGACGGCGCATAGCCGACCCGCAATCGCGCCCCGCGACCGATGCGACGCACCCGCTCTGTCATTTGCTCGACACGCTCCAACAACTCGCGCGCCTCGATCAGCAACGCTTCCCCCGTCGGCGTCAGTCGGATCGAATGGGCGTGACGTTCCAGCAGGCACGCTCCGATTTCCTCTTCCAGCGCCTTGATCTGCCGGCTCAAAGCGGATTGCGTCAGAAAAATTTTCCGGGCCGCGCGACTGATGTTCCCGATCTCCGCCACGGCCACAAAGTAACGCAATTGTCGAAGTTCCATGCCGGGGCAGCATACGCAAAAGTCAGTCTCAGGCAAACCACTGAGCATTGGCCGATGGATTGAACCGCGTGAATACTATGGGCGTGAAAACGATAACGTCTGAACTAAATCTCCGACGAGCCAACGAACGCGGCTTTGCCGATCACGGCTGGCTCAAATCCCATCATACCTTCTCCTTTGCCGATTACTACGATCCGGCGCACATGGGCTTTCGCTCCCTGCGCGTCATCAATGACGATCGGGTTGCGCCCGGACGCGGCTTTGGCACGCATCCGCACCGCGACATGGAAATTTTCAGTTACGTGCTGGAAGGCGCTTTGGAACATCGGGACAGCCTGGGTAACGGACGTCAACTCAAGCCGGGCCAGATTCAACTCATGAGCGCGGGCCAAGGCGTCGCGCACAGTGAATTTAATCCCTCGGCGAACGACCCGCTGCATTTCCTGCAGATCTGGATTCAACCGCGCACCCGTGGTTTGACGCCCAGTTACACTGAATGGCATCCGCAAGCCGAACACGCGGACGCCGCCAAGGTGCTGGTCATTTCGCCCGACGGACGCGAAGGCTCCGCCACGATCCATCAGGACGCGGACATTTATCGAATCCGATTGAAACCGGGGCAGACCGTCACGCACACTCTGCAACCCGGACGCGGCGCGTGGTTGCACGTCGCAACGGGAGCGCTGACCGCCAATGGCGTCGCGCTCGAAACGGGTGACGGCGCGAGCACGGAGCGGCCGGGACGGCTGACCTTTACCGCCGTGCAGCCGACCGAAGCGCTGTTGTTTGATCTGAACTAAACGTTGCCAACGAAAAATATATTATGACAAAACTACTGGTCCTCTATTACTCGACCTACGGACACATTGAAACCATGGCCAACGCCATCGCCGAAGGCGCCCGCGGCGTCGCCGGCGTCGAAGTCACTTTGAAGCGCGTGCCGGAAACCATCCCGGTCGAACGCGCCAAAGCCATCGGGGTAAAACTCGATCAAGCCGCGCCGATTGCCGATCCCAAGGAACTGGGCGATTACGACGCCATCATCTTTGGCACTCCCACGCGCTTCGGCAACATGG
Coding sequences:
- a CDS encoding LysR family transcriptional regulator, whose translation is MELRQLRYFVAVAEIGNISRAARKIFLTQSALSRQIKALEEEIGACLLERHAHSIRLTPTGEALLIEARELLERVEQMTERVRRIGRGARLRVGYAPSLAAGILPVAVENFTQVHPNARVELFDLATNEMLAELSHNRLDVVVSVAPVNETRELRWVPLVRSEWRLVLKRNDALARQKQIAPADAAKQPLLMFCKRDYPEYWELVIGWFRARRLRPQIAGEYDGVDSLMAAVEAGLGVAVVTTRTADRLAKRVLLKPLATPPAPLCIAAGYPANRAEDKPLAVFIEELRKAAAHAE
- a CDS encoding pirin family protein, which produces MGVKTITSELNLRRANERGFADHGWLKSHHTFSFADYYDPAHMGFRSLRVINDDRVAPGRGFGTHPHRDMEIFSYVLEGALEHRDSLGNGRQLKPGQIQLMSAGQGVAHSEFNPSANDPLHFLQIWIQPRTRGLTPSYTEWHPQAEHADAAKVLVISPDGREGSATIHQDADIYRIRLKPGQTVTHTLQPGRGAWLHVATGALTANGVALETGDGASTERPGRLTFTAVQPTEALLFDLN